One region of Streptomyces sp. CG4 genomic DNA includes:
- a CDS encoding ABC transporter ATP-binding protein: MKRILRLMLTAAGPYAPQLRTTLRVSLAAALLQAAAYACFVPLLAELSHDPVRTGRAWGWVALLAALVAAEGALRIREMAFTYDYWHLVTGSTRLRLGTALRAMPQQDLNRRAAGDLTQVVGGNATMAATAVSSLAALFVQLVTVPSVLGLVVLAMDWRLGLVLVAGTCAALPLVRQIQRRSGTGFREVDEAEGETAARIVEYVQGLPVLKATGQAGADSPRLLPVLARQQHTQTATNRSAALPVAGAQLIVHLALVALVSLGAALVLDARLTPATLLAITVAAARFAEPLSLAAVMAKLFELAEAALARIDDVLSVRPLPVAAGGQPPSSFDIRFDSVTFTYDGQSEPTLSDIDFTIPERSLTALVGPSGSGKTTITRLISRYADPQTGSVRIGGNDLTALEPDEVLRHIAVVFQDVYLFDDTIRANIAIARPDATDTEIEEAARAAGIHDFVQALPDGYATCVGEIGSALSGGERQRISIARAFLKDTPIVLLDEPTAALDSTSERVVQAAIDRLVDGKTVVVVAHRLSTVVGADQILVVEDGRVTQRGTHTELLAEPDGRYARMWAAQAAARHWQLPVAAARTEGTHA, from the coding sequence GTGAAGCGCATCCTGCGCCTGATGCTCACCGCTGCCGGCCCGTACGCGCCGCAGTTGCGCACCACGCTCCGCGTCTCCCTGGCCGCGGCCCTCCTCCAAGCCGCCGCCTACGCCTGCTTCGTCCCGCTCCTCGCGGAACTGAGCCACGACCCGGTCCGCACCGGCCGCGCCTGGGGCTGGGTGGCCCTCCTGGCCGCACTCGTGGCCGCAGAAGGCGCCCTGCGGATACGGGAGATGGCGTTCACGTACGACTACTGGCACCTGGTCACCGGTTCCACTCGCCTCCGCCTGGGCACCGCCCTGCGTGCCATGCCCCAGCAGGACCTGAACAGGCGCGCGGCCGGGGACCTGACCCAGGTCGTCGGCGGCAACGCCACCATGGCGGCCACCGCCGTCTCTTCCCTGGCCGCGCTGTTCGTCCAACTGGTCACCGTGCCGTCAGTGCTGGGCCTCGTCGTCCTGGCCATGGACTGGCGCCTCGGCCTGGTCCTCGTCGCCGGTACCTGCGCGGCTCTTCCGCTGGTACGGCAGATCCAGCGCCGCTCCGGCACCGGATTCCGAGAGGTCGACGAGGCAGAAGGGGAGACGGCGGCAAGGATCGTGGAGTACGTCCAGGGCCTGCCGGTCCTGAAGGCCACCGGCCAGGCGGGCGCTGACTCGCCGCGCCTGCTCCCCGTCCTGGCCCGCCAGCAGCACACCCAGACCGCCACCAACCGGTCCGCCGCCCTTCCCGTCGCAGGAGCCCAACTCATCGTGCACCTCGCGCTGGTCGCACTGGTCTCGCTCGGTGCCGCACTCGTCCTCGACGCCCGGCTCACCCCCGCGACCCTCCTCGCGATCACCGTGGCCGCAGCCCGTTTCGCAGAGCCCCTGAGCCTGGCCGCCGTCATGGCCAAGCTCTTCGAACTCGCCGAGGCGGCGCTCGCCCGCATCGACGACGTCCTCTCGGTGCGGCCGCTGCCGGTCGCCGCAGGCGGACAACCGCCCTCCTCCTTCGACATCCGCTTCGACAGCGTCACCTTCACATACGACGGCCAGAGCGAACCCACGCTCAGCGACATCGACTTCACGATCCCGGAACGGAGCCTGACCGCCCTGGTCGGCCCCTCCGGCTCCGGCAAGACGACCATCACAAGACTCATCAGCCGTTATGCCGACCCGCAGACGGGCAGTGTGCGCATCGGCGGCAACGACCTGACAGCACTCGAACCCGACGAGGTCCTGAGGCACATCGCTGTCGTCTTCCAGGACGTCTATCTCTTCGACGACACCATCCGCGCCAACATCGCCATCGCCCGTCCGGACGCCACCGACACGGAGATCGAGGAAGCGGCACGAGCCGCCGGCATCCACGACTTCGTCCAAGCGCTGCCCGACGGATACGCCACCTGCGTCGGCGAGATCGGCTCGGCCCTCTCCGGTGGCGAACGCCAGCGCATCTCCATCGCCCGAGCTTTCCTCAAGGACACCCCGATCGTGCTGCTCGACGAGCCCACCGCCGCCCTCGACAGCACATCGGAGCGGGTGGTCCAGGCCGCCATCGACCGGCTCGTGGACGGCAAGACCGTGGTCGTCGTGGCCCACCGCCTGTCCACAGTCGTCGGCGCCGACCAGATTCTCGTCGTGGAGGACGGACGCGTCACCCAGCGCGGCACCCATACCGAGCTGCTCGCAGAACCGGACGGCCGCTACGCCCGCATGTGGGCGGCCCAGGCGGCAGCACGCCACTGGCAGCTGCCGGTGGCTGCGGCGCGCACGGAAGGAACGCACGCATGA